The following proteins come from a genomic window of Acinetobacter sp. SAAs474:
- the prmC gene encoding peptide chain release factor N(5)-glutamine methyltransferase, giving the protein MNIAQALSLRGEIDSYERQEAIWLLEHLLQQTALAFKYDHVRELSVQQQQDYLNALQRLDGGEPLAYIIGSQPFWTLDLKVTSDTLVPRPDTEILVQTVLDLSLHSHADVLDLGTGTGAIALALASERPDWQFIATDVYLPTLQVAQHNAQQHALTQVQFKLGSWFEALANDSQHRFDLIVSNPPYIDAADQHMPSLATEPQRALVAAKQGLADLELIIDQAQYWLKHKAWLVVEHGYDQAQAVQQQFKSAGYQHIRTIKDYGGNDRVSLGQWIG; this is encoded by the coding sequence ATGAATATTGCTCAAGCATTGTCGTTACGTGGTGAGATTGATAGTTATGAACGGCAAGAAGCGATTTGGTTACTTGAACATCTGTTGCAGCAAACTGCTTTAGCATTTAAATATGATCATGTTCGGGAACTGAGTGTCCAGCAGCAACAGGATTATTTAAATGCACTGCAGCGTTTAGATGGGGGCGAGCCTTTGGCTTATATTATCGGCTCTCAACCCTTTTGGACTTTAGATTTAAAAGTGACATCAGATACCTTAGTACCACGACCAGATACTGAGATTTTGGTGCAAACTGTACTGGATTTGTCATTACATTCGCATGCGGATGTATTGGATTTAGGCACAGGAACAGGTGCAATCGCCTTAGCCTTAGCATCTGAACGGCCAGATTGGCAATTCATTGCTACTGATGTCTATTTACCAACTTTACAGGTTGCACAGCATAATGCTCAGCAGCATGCACTGACGCAAGTACAATTTAAATTGGGAAGCTGGTTTGAGGCTTTAGCCAACGATTCTCAGCATCGATTTGATTTGATTGTGTCTAATCCACCGTATATCGATGCAGCAGATCAGCATATGCCATCATTAGCCACCGAGCCACAACGTGCTTTGGTTGCAGCAAAGCAGGGTTTAGCGGATTTAGAATTGATTATTGATCAAGCGCAATATTGGTTAAAACACAAGGCGTGGTTGGTTGTTGAGCATGGTTATGATCAGGCTCAAGCCGTACAGCAACAATTTAAGTCGGCAGGTTATCAACATATACGTACCATTAAAGACTATGGTGGTAATGATCGTGTTAGCCTTGGACAATGGATCGGTTGA
- the prfA gene encoding peptide chain release factor 1, which yields MKESLRLRLDQLSDRHEELTALLADVEVISDNKRFRQLSREHNDLTEITEVWNKYRQAEEDIVTAEAMLTDPDFKEMAQDEIQQNKALITQLESDLNILMIPKDPNDANSAYLEIRAGTGGDEAAIFAGDLFRMYSKYAESQGWRIEILSENEGEHGGYKEVISLVNGDGVYGRLKFESGAHRVQRVPATESQGRVHTSACTVAILPEIDVDTTVDINPSDLRIDTYRASGAGGQHINKTDSAVRITHLPTGTVVECQDERSQHKNKAKAMALLASRLENAKRAAADAATSEMRRDLVGSGDRSERIRTYNYPQGRMTDHRINLTLYKLDAVMEGDLTELLDSLHREYQADQLALLAQQNGG from the coding sequence ATGAAAGAATCGTTACGTTTACGATTAGATCAGCTTTCTGACCGTCATGAAGAATTAACCGCATTATTGGCAGATGTAGAAGTCATTTCCGATAATAAGCGCTTTCGTCAACTTTCTCGCGAACATAATGATTTAACAGAAATTACTGAAGTTTGGAACAAATACAGACAAGCAGAAGAAGATATTGTCACTGCTGAAGCAATGTTGACAGATCCTGATTTTAAAGAAATGGCGCAGGATGAAATTCAGCAAAATAAAGCATTGATTACTCAATTGGAGTCCGATCTTAATATTTTAATGATTCCTAAGGATCCAAACGATGCGAACTCTGCTTATTTGGAAATCCGTGCAGGAACTGGCGGTGACGAGGCCGCTATTTTTGCTGGCGATTTATTCCGAATGTACAGTAAATATGCAGAGTCTCAGGGGTGGCGTATTGAGATTTTGTCAGAAAATGAAGGTGAGCATGGTGGTTATAAGGAAGTCATTTCTTTAGTGAATGGCGATGGTGTATATGGTCGTTTAAAATTTGAAAGTGGTGCACATCGTGTACAGCGTGTTCCTGCAACAGAATCACAGGGCCGTGTACATACGTCTGCATGTACGGTGGCGATTTTACCTGAAATTGATGTCGATACCACGGTGGATATTAATCCATCTGATTTGCGAATAGATACCTATCGTGCCTCAGGTGCTGGTGGTCAGCACATTAACAAAACCGACTCTGCAGTTCGTATTACCCATTTGCCTACAGGTACTGTGGTTGAATGTCAGGATGAGCGTTCACAGCATAAAAATAAAGCCAAAGCCATGGCATTACTTGCTTCACGTTTGGAAAATGCAAAACGTGCAGCAGCAGATGCAGCAACCTCTGAAATGCGTCGTGATTTAGTGGGATCTGGTGATCGTTCAGAACGTATTCGTACCTACAACTATCCGCAAGGTCGTATGACTGATCATCGTATTAATTTGACTTTATATAAATTAGATGCCGTGATGGAAGGTGATTTAACTGAATTGTTAGATAGTTTGCATCGTGAATATCAGGCGGATCAGTTGGCATTATTAGCACAGCAAAATGGTGGTTAA